A single window of Sulfurihydrogenibium subterraneum DSM 15120 DNA harbors:
- a CDS encoding bifunctional riboflavin kinase/FAD synthetase, giving the protein MTKILHLKDLPITENTVCTVGNFDGLHLGHREIIKKVKEIAKKENLKSLVITFHPHPRKILNPEKPICSIVNLETKIYLFKKENVDYLLIIEFRQNFYQKSAFEFLNFLKDTLKCKILIVGKDWKFGFKQEGNIEYAKKVGNSLGIKVIPVEDIKSNSSRISSSLIRELLSKGDLKKIEKLLGRKYFLIGKVVKGDGKGREIGFPTINLKPDDDLCLKKGVYAGHLEKDEKLYKAVINYGNRPTIDGKKTFIEIHIIEEGFNTKIEEDYIKVYFIQYLREEKKFESIETLKNQIKLDIQKAKEVLEVEKVV; this is encoded by the coding sequence ATGACTAAAATCCTGCACTTAAAAGACCTTCCTATAACAGAAAATACAGTTTGCACCGTTGGAAATTTTGACGGTTTACACTTAGGGCACAGAGAAATAATCAAAAAAGTAAAAGAAATAGCAAAAAAAGAAAATTTAAAATCGTTGGTAATAACTTTCCATCCACATCCAAGAAAAATACTAAACCCAGAAAAGCCTATATGTAGTATTGTAAACTTAGAAACTAAGATATACCTGTTTAAAAAAGAAAACGTAGATTATCTGCTTATTATAGAATTTAGGCAAAACTTTTATCAAAAGTCAGCTTTTGAGTTTTTAAACTTTCTAAAAGATACTCTTAAATGTAAAATCCTAATAGTAGGAAAAGATTGGAAGTTTGGTTTTAAACAAGAGGGTAATATAGAGTATGCAAAAAAAGTAGGAAATTCTTTAGGAATAAAAGTTATTCCCGTTGAAGATATAAAGTCAAACAGTAGTAGGATAAGTAGTAGTTTAATTAGAGAACTTTTATCAAAAGGGGACTTAAAAAAAATAGAAAAACTTCTTGGAAGAAAGTACTTTTTAATAGGAAAGGTTGTTAAGGGAGATGGAAAAGGAAGAGAGATAGGATTTCCAACTATAAACCTTAAACCTGATGATGACCTTTGTTTAAAAAAAGGCGTCTACGCAGGACACTTAGAAAAAGATGAAAAATTATACAAAGCTGTTATAAACTACGGAAACAGACCAACTATAGACGGAAAAAAAACGTTTATAGAGATCCACATCATAGAAGAAGGTTTTAATACAAAAATTGAAGAAGATTACATAAAAGTGTATTTTATACAATACCTACGAGAAGAAAAAAAGTTTGAATCTATAGAAACGCTCAAAAATCAGATAAAATTAGATATACAAAAAGCAAAAGAGGTTTTAGAAGTTGAAAAAGTGGTTTAG
- a CDS encoding tetratricopeptide repeat protein: MKKWFSIIMLFLIFHYSFASQIKLPEVVFPIEIVSQILEEKKPLPPPSYIEFKPLYENLSVNQYLPIEKPYFVKLPVLTIEKPRAYLGIPPSNALLADSIDYFQRGDFIFAQENLKKFIEKYKDNKNLFYAYYLLGYIDFELKNYQESMKNLEKSCTLNPLKENCLSYAITLIINNEFDKAKEVLDNINQDKDVMFYKSVVQMLKSKQIYVPKLQCDDLDVESVNYCKYFLKHALFLSGKYKDSLDYHYNGEDKKLQKISMILDGFNYYFLKDYIKAKDTFEKFLSKNLSNDNLTNLAYFGLGLIDSGKAENYAQILETRDTYLSYYLYLKVINNYASSNNWLDTFIHIQKVLNLTDRNKENLRFSLAVALYNLKNYEYALNIFSELAKEKNDEETYLYCGLSAYAAKLYKKAQECLSKVVESKDLEKKKTVLTFLAEIYYITDDEENYINTVSMLKELDEDLAYNYLGWYFFKNKDYLNAYKSFKDPYMKAVSIFNYGDIQKAKQLIEGKNDRKSLFLSAYIDIKQGDLEAARYKLKQVAQQSKDELSKKAMYLYAYLYFSEENFQQAIKEFENFRNTFKEDDIYNQKALLRIADSYFNLGEKDLARSMYREFIEKYKGKKEAVDAAYNLVLLETKGENQEKDKVIEDFISKYPDYLLINTLKLQLASIYEEKGEIEKAIKIYQQLSNSQDKDSLLAKYKLAQIYERANQNDKAKEILIELINSQDPDIKFKSNLLLAQIYEKEANLDQAIQIYQNISDNDDVKFKLSTVLVQVGRYNEALNYLKELLDRYPEKSPEISFYIGKIKYLQGLNDEALNYLELSTRSQNYTIASESYFLIGEIYSKKKDLNKALNAYLNAIYTNPNLNDTTAQARLKAADILIKAEKRKEASCLLTPLLDYNNENIKTDVREKLKNLPKCLR; this comes from the coding sequence TTGAAAAAGTGGTTTAGTATAATAATGCTATTTCTTATATTTCATTACTCATTTGCAAGCCAAATAAAACTTCCAGAAGTAGTATTTCCTATTGAGATAGTATCCCAGATTTTAGAAGAAAAAAAGCCTCTACCACCACCAAGCTACATAGAGTTTAAACCTCTCTACGAAAATTTAAGTGTAAACCAGTATTTACCAATAGAAAAACCCTACTTCGTAAAATTACCAGTCCTTACAATAGAAAAACCTAGGGCATACTTAGGAATACCACCTTCTAATGCTTTACTTGCAGACAGTATAGATTATTTTCAAAGAGGAGACTTTATATTTGCCCAAGAAAACTTAAAAAAGTTTATAGAAAAGTATAAAGACAACAAAAACCTATTTTACGCTTATTACTTACTTGGCTATATAGACTTTGAACTAAAAAATTACCAAGAAAGTATGAAAAACTTAGAAAAAAGTTGCACTTTAAACCCACTTAAAGAAAACTGTCTATCCTACGCGATTACGCTTATAATAAACAACGAATTTGATAAAGCTAAAGAAGTTTTAGACAACATTAACCAAGACAAAGATGTGATGTTTTACAAGTCGGTAGTTCAAATGTTAAAATCAAAACAAATATATGTTCCTAAATTACAATGTGATGACTTAGATGTAGAAAGCGTGAACTACTGCAAATACTTTTTAAAGCACGCTTTATTTTTATCTGGAAAATATAAAGATTCTTTAGATTACCATTACAACGGGGAAGATAAAAAACTTCAAAAGATATCTATGATTTTAGACGGTTTTAACTACTATTTTTTAAAAGATTACATAAAAGCAAAAGATACATTTGAAAAATTTTTAAGTAAAAACCTTTCTAACGATAATCTAACAAACTTAGCTTACTTTGGACTTGGCTTAATAGATTCAGGTAAAGCAGAAAATTATGCTCAAATTTTAGAGACAAGAGACACTTACCTAAGTTATTACCTTTATCTAAAGGTTATAAATAACTATGCATCATCAAACAACTGGCTTGATACTTTTATACATATACAAAAAGTCTTAAATCTAACAGATAGAAATAAAGAAAACTTAAGATTTTCACTGGCTGTGGCACTTTACAACTTAAAAAACTACGAGTATGCTCTTAACATATTTAGTGAGTTAGCAAAAGAAAAAAATGATGAAGAAACATACCTTTACTGTGGACTTTCAGCTTACGCAGCAAAACTTTACAAAAAAGCTCAAGAATGTTTGTCTAAGGTTGTAGAAAGTAAAGATTTAGAAAAAAAGAAAACAGTCTTAACATTTTTAGCAGAAATCTATTACATAACAGATGATGAAGAAAATTACATAAACACCGTATCTATGCTAAAAGAGTTAGACGAAGACCTTGCTTACAACTACCTTGGATGGTACTTCTTTAAAAATAAAGACTATCTAAACGCTTACAAATCATTTAAAGACCCATACATGAAAGCAGTTTCTATATTTAACTACGGAGACATCCAAAAAGCAAAACAGCTAATAGAAGGAAAAAATGATAGAAAATCTTTATTTTTATCAGCTTACATAGACATAAAACAAGGAGATTTAGAAGCTGCAAGGTATAAATTAAAACAAGTAGCCCAGCAATCTAAAGATGAACTATCAAAAAAAGCTATGTACCTTTACGCATACCTTTACTTCTCAGAAGAAAACTTTCAGCAAGCAATAAAAGAGTTTGAAAATTTTAGAAATACATTTAAAGAAGATGATATATACAATCAAAAAGCACTACTAAGAATAGCAGACAGTTATTTCAACTTAGGAGAAAAAGACCTTGCGAGAAGTATGTATAGAGAGTTTATAGAAAAGTATAAAGGTAAAAAAGAAGCTGTAGATGCAGCTTACAACTTAGTTTTACTTGAAACAAAAGGAGAAAACCAAGAAAAAGATAAAGTTATAGAGGATTTTATATCTAAATATCCAGACTATCTTCTTATAAACACCTTAAAACTTCAACTTGCGTCTATATACGAAGAAAAAGGAGAGATAGAAAAAGCCATTAAAATATATCAACAGCTTTCAAATTCCCAAGACAAAGATTCTTTACTTGCCAAGTACAAATTAGCCCAAATCTATGAAAGAGCTAATCAAAACGACAAAGCAAAAGAAATTTTAATTGAGCTTATAAATTCACAAGACCCAGATATAAAATTTAAAAGTAATTTACTCTTAGCTCAAATTTACGAAAAAGAAGCAAACCTTGACCAAGCAATACAGATTTACCAGAATATATCAGACAACGACGATGTTAAATTTAAACTTTCTACAGTCCTTGTTCAAGTAGGAAGATACAACGAGGCTCTTAATTATCTAAAAGAACTTTTAGACAGGTATCCAGAAAAATCACCAGAAATATCTTTTTACATAGGTAAAATAAAGTATCTACAAGGACTAAACGACGAAGCGTTAAACTACTTAGAGCTATCTACAAGGTCTCAAAACTATACAATTGCATCAGAAAGCTACTTCTTAATAGGAGAGATTTATAGTAAGAAAAAGGATTTAAATAAAGCCTTAAACGCATACTTAAATGCTATATACACAAACCCTAACCTAAACGATACAACAGCCCAAGCAAGATTAAAAGCAGCTGATATTCTAATAAAAGCAGAAAAAAGAAAAGAAGCCTCTTGCCTACTTACACCATTACTGGATTATAATAATGAAAATATAAAAACAGATGTAAGAGAAAAACTAAAGAATTTACCAAAGTGTTTAAGGTAG
- the rimM gene encoding ribosome maturation factor RimM (Essential for efficient processing of 16S rRNA), which produces MKKENMVVAGKLHSTHGVKGNLKLELFHEKIRLPNIVYIEDEETKELVPLEIEFIDRVKKLIMFKGYDTPEKAKEISQKLIYIPQENLPKLNENEYYIFQLEGCEVIFKDKVVGKVEKVDDRLPQIYLIIKCTDDKTRYLPFINQFVENVDIENKKITVTPPEGWFTL; this is translated from the coding sequence ATGAAAAAAGAAAATATGGTAGTAGCAGGAAAATTACACTCAACCCACGGAGTAAAAGGAAACCTAAAGTTAGAGCTTTTCCACGAAAAAATAAGACTTCCAAACATAGTTTATATAGAAGATGAAGAAACAAAAGAATTAGTACCATTAGAAATAGAGTTTATAGATAGAGTAAAAAAACTGATAATGTTTAAAGGATACGACACACCAGAAAAAGCAAAGGAAATATCCCAAAAACTTATCTATATACCTCAAGAGAACCTGCCAAAGTTAAATGAAAATGAGTACTACATATTCCAACTGGAAGGTTGCGAAGTCATCTTTAAAGATAAAGTAGTTGGAAAGGTAGAAAAAGTTGATGATAGACTTCCACAAATTTATCTAATTATAAAATGTACAGATGATAAAACCAGATACTTACCGTTTATAAATCAATTTGTTGAAAATGTTGATATTGAAAACAAAAAAATAACAGTAACACCTCCAGAAGGATGGTTTACTTTGTAG
- a CDS encoding LptF/LptG family permease produces the protein MKILHRYILKKFFKRFITLIGLFSIVITSSQLLHLPNFAYTMNLIDFLQLLTMIDISFLKYQILFGFFIAWLLVGISIRENNEIYAIYSLGVSQRELLKPVFIATLLFVVLSLVISLTLIPYANQERSKFLTLKVRNYILESIQPKNFSKINENISVYVENKENNTLHKIIIYNKSNKYLITAKEGIFFQDKVILKDGYIHIPSERSFNVIKYEKYSFSLDASYVKDIPLEDYKTSQLLSVFFSKEKDYQKAYSVLVDRIFFPIPFIFIGFIGFLSGLKLSNSKETLLSLVISISIFYMVLNYLFIRMIEKNILVSFVYLLVLILFFGTILRFIWKKSE, from the coding sequence ATGAAAATACTACATAGATACATCTTAAAAAAATTTTTTAAAAGATTTATAACCTTAATAGGACTTTTTTCTATTGTAATAACCTCATCTCAGCTTCTACATCTTCCAAACTTTGCTTACACTATGAACTTAATAGACTTTTTACAGCTTTTAACGATGATAGATATATCTTTTTTAAAATATCAAATCCTTTTTGGATTTTTTATTGCTTGGCTTTTAGTAGGAATAAGTATAAGAGAAAATAACGAAATTTACGCTATTTATTCGTTGGGAGTATCACAAAGAGAGCTCTTAAAACCAGTTTTTATAGCTACGCTATTATTTGTAGTTTTATCATTAGTAATATCATTAACACTTATTCCTTATGCAAATCAAGAAAGGTCAAAGTTTTTAACCTTAAAAGTAAGAAACTACATATTAGAAAGTATTCAGCCCAAAAACTTCTCAAAAATAAACGAAAATATATCAGTTTACGTTGAAAATAAAGAAAATAACACTTTACACAAAATCATAATATATAACAAATCAAATAAATACCTGATAACAGCAAAAGAAGGAATATTCTTCCAAGATAAAGTTATTTTAAAAGACGGATACATACACATTCCTTCAGAAAGGTCTTTTAATGTTATAAAGTATGAAAAATACAGCTTCAGTTTAGATGCTTCCTACGTCAAAGACATTCCCCTTGAGGATTACAAAACTTCTCAGCTCCTAAGTGTTTTTTTCTCAAAGGAAAAGGATTATCAAAAAGCTTACTCTGTGTTAGTTGACAGAATATTTTTCCCAATTCCCTTTATCTTTATAGGTTTTATTGGTTTTCTGTCAGGCTTAAAACTCTCTAATTCTAAAGAGACACTTTTATCTTTGGTTATATCAATTTCTATATTTTACATGGTCTTAAACTATCTGTTTATAAGGATGATAGAAAAAAACATACTGGTTTCTTTTGTCTATTTATTAGTTCTAATTTTATTTTTTGGCACTATTTTAAGATTTATCTGGAAAAAATCAGAATAA
- the amrB gene encoding AmmeMemoRadiSam system protein B gives MLTVRKPAVANLFYTGDKERLYYTVKNYIEKAPLYPYKPEGLISPHAGYMYSGIVAGVSYKQLLNLDPNKHYTFLLIGPSHYVYLQGISFGYYDFWQTPLGNVKVAKEKINSFVKSYPNLPITLNTLPHQKEHSLEVQVPFLQVVMKDFDIVPVVYGDIDSIYVKKVIDFFKDENTVVIISSDLSHYYPDSIAREIDKNCHIAVEKLDERYLENCEACGKIGIEAMIKYAKEKGLKAKLLDYKTSGETGGDYSSVVGYGSYIFYK, from the coding sequence ATGTTAACAGTAAGAAAGCCAGCTGTTGCAAATTTATTTTATACAGGAGACAAAGAAAGACTTTACTATACTGTAAAGAATTACATTGAAAAAGCACCTTTATATCCATACAAACCAGAAGGTTTAATTTCTCCTCACGCAGGATACATGTACAGTGGTATAGTTGCAGGTGTTTCATATAAACAGCTTCTAAACTTAGACCCAAACAAACATTACACGTTTTTACTTATTGGACCTTCTCACTACGTTTATTTACAAGGTATTTCCTTTGGATACTATGACTTTTGGCAAACACCCCTTGGAAACGTAAAAGTAGCAAAAGAAAAAATAAATTCTTTTGTAAAATCTTATCCAAACCTTCCTATAACCCTAAACACTTTACCTCATCAAAAGGAACATTCATTAGAAGTCCAAGTACCTTTCTTACAAGTAGTAATGAAAGATTTTGATATAGTTCCTGTTGTTTACGGAGATATAGACAGTATTTACGTAAAAAAAGTTATAGATTTCTTTAAAGATGAAAATACAGTCGTGATAATCAGCTCCGATTTAAGCCATTATTATCCCGATAGTATTGCAAGAGAGATTGATAAAAACTGTCATATAGCAGTTGAAAAATTGGATGAAAGATATCTTGAAAACTGTGAAGCTTGTGGAAAAATAGGTATAGAAGCGATGATAAAGTATGCAAAAGAAAAAGGATTAAAAGCAAAGTTGTTAGATTACAAAACATCTGGAGAGACAGGAGGAGATTACAGTAGTGTTGTTGGATATGGAAGTTATATCTTCTATAAGTGA
- the amrA gene encoding AmmeMemoRadiSam system protein A: MEVISSISEEEGQFLIKLARKSIEYYLTYRSILPIRESDIPFDNLKKKGASFLTIETKHGNLRGCIGSIIPYRPLYEDVIHNAVSAAVSDLRFPPLTLEELPNVKIKVSVLTYPQPLIYKDWKYLLDKLKPFEDGVIIKYKNHSATFLPDVWEDIPAKELFLSHLCLKAGLPPDFWKKRLLEVYTYKTIRFSEQ; this comes from the coding sequence ATGGAAGTTATATCTTCTATAAGTGAAGAAGAAGGTCAGTTTTTAATTAAATTAGCAAGAAAATCTATAGAGTATTACTTAACTTACAGGTCTATTTTGCCTATTAGAGAAAGTGATATACCTTTTGACAATTTAAAAAAGAAGGGAGCTTCTTTTCTAACTATAGAAACGAAACACGGAAATTTAAGAGGGTGCATAGGCTCAATAATTCCTTACAGACCTTTATACGAAGATGTAATACACAACGCTGTATCAGCTGCAGTATCAGACCTAAGATTTCCACCTTTGACGTTAGAAGAGCTTCCTAATGTAAAAATAAAAGTTTCTGTTTTAACATATCCACAACCACTTATTTATAAAGATTGGAAGTATTTACTTGATAAGTTAAAACCTTTTGAAGATGGAGTGATAATAAAGTATAAAAACCACAGTGCAACATTTTTACCAGATGTATGGGAAGATATTCCAGCAAAGGAACTGTTTTTATCTCATTTATGTTTAAAAGCAGGATTACCACCAGATTTTTGGAAAAAAAGACTGTTAGAAGTATACACCTACAAAACCATCCGTTTTAGTGAGCAATAA
- a CDS encoding glycosyltransferase family 2 protein, whose product MPEVSVIIPVYNGEKYIKDAINSVLNQTFKDLEIVIVNDASTDNTEKVIFENFEKEIKEKKILYHKNPKNMERSYSRNKGYSLSLGKYIFFLDYDDEWEKEYIAESIKYLADYDIVYSFPRTFIDSYGKIKGKSSKKLLDDVGKVIFSGNIGYPSASGFRRGAFLMYDEEISYREDWELFIRSFLAGLKIKILDNNKVKIREHSNRTSKKNLDMLLNTILIYEKYKDLIPDKYINYMKFHLGDMYLRYGDLFNGWKYILQSFREKNLLTFRNIATLIKRGFRLDKYLSYCSLKRMVL is encoded by the coding sequence ATGCCAGAAGTCAGCGTAATTATTCCTGTCTACAATGGAGAAAAGTATATAAAAGATGCTATAAACAGCGTTTTAAATCAGACGTTTAAAGATTTAGAGATAGTTATTGTAAATGATGCATCTACCGATAATACAGAAAAGGTTATTTTTGAAAATTTTGAAAAAGAAATTAAAGAAAAGAAAATTCTTTATCATAAAAACCCTAAAAATATGGAAAGGTCTTACAGTAGAAACAAGGGTTATAGTTTATCCCTTGGAAAATATATATTTTTTTTAGATTACGATGATGAATGGGAAAAAGAATATATTGCTGAAAGTATTAAATATTTAGCTGATTATGATATAGTTTATAGCTTTCCGCGAACTTTCATAGATTCTTATGGAAAAATTAAAGGAAAATCCTCTAAAAAACTTTTAGATGACGTTGGAAAAGTAATTTTTTCAGGAAATATAGGCTATCCTTCTGCTTCAGGATTTAGAAGGGGAGCTTTTTTAATGTACGATGAAGAAATAAGTTATAGAGAAGATTGGGAGTTATTTATAAGAAGTTTTTTAGCAGGGTTAAAAATAAAGATTTTAGACAACAATAAAGTGAAAATAAGAGAACATTCAAATAGAACAAGTAAGAAAAATTTAGATATGCTTTTAAATACGATTTTAATTTATGAAAAATACAAAGATTTAATACCTGATAAATACATTAACTATATGAAATTTCATCTTGGAGATATGTATTTGAGATATGGGGACTTGTTTAATGGTTGGAAGTACATACTTCAAAGTTTTAGAGAAAAAAATTTATTAACATTTAGAAATATTGCAACACTTATTAAAAGAGGTTTTAGATTAGATAAATATTTATCTTATTGCTCACTAAAACGGATGGTTTTGTAG
- a CDS encoding (2Fe-2S) ferredoxin domain-containing protein, translated as MAEFRHVFVCMQRKPPGMPSCGDKGSDQIFMKFQEALMTKGLFNKMAVTATGCLGPCMFGPNVVVYPDAIWYGNVTPADVEEIVQKHIIEGQPVERLIVSKGKPPGMF; from the coding sequence ATGGCAGAGTTTAGACACGTTTTTGTATGTATGCAAAGAAAACCACCAGGAATGCCTTCCTGTGGCGACAAAGGTTCAGACCAGATTTTTATGAAATTCCAAGAAGCTCTTATGACAAAGGGACTTTTTAACAAAATGGCTGTTACTGCAACTGGTTGTTTAGGTCCTTGTATGTTCGGTCCAAACGTTGTTGTTTATCCTGATGCTATATGGTACGGTAATGTAACTCCTGCTGATGTTGAAGAAATAGTCCAAAAACACATAATAGAAGGTCAACCAGTAGAAAGACTCATAGTATCAAAAGGTAAACCACCAGGAATGTTTTAA
- a CDS encoding thioredoxin family protein, with protein MVENLKKELLSLKEKVNIRYKTLEESDFEKFLKEISQENRFITLQKDDSLDEEPIFYIEKDNISIKFLGRISGGEVKSFLDSLKIVANNEHNISDRVIEFAEEIDKPVDIKLFTTNSCGWCHPAILKAVSFSVVNPNIKVSIIDCYSFPDLAMKYNVSTVPKTVINDRVEFVGVKDDSEFFGYIVKALGEV; from the coding sequence ATGGTAGAAAACTTAAAAAAGGAACTTCTAAGCTTAAAAGAAAAAGTTAACATTAGATACAAAACTTTAGAAGAAAGCGATTTTGAAAAATTTTTAAAAGAGATTTCTCAAGAAAACAGATTCATAACTTTACAAAAAGACGACTCTTTAGATGAAGAGCCTATTTTCTATATTGAAAAAGATAACATATCAATTAAATTCTTAGGAAGAATATCAGGCGGAGAAGTTAAATCATTTTTAGATAGTTTAAAGATAGTGGCAAACAATGAGCATAACATTTCAGACAGAGTTATTGAGTTTGCTGAAGAAATAGATAAGCCTGTGGATATAAAATTGTTTACTACAAACTCTTGTGGGTGGTGTCATCCTGCTATTTTAAAAGCTGTTAGTTTTTCAGTAGTTAATCCAAATATTAAAGTAAGTATAATAGATTGTTATTCTTTTCCTGACTTGGCTATGAAGTACAATGTTTCTACTGTTCCAAAAACTGTAATAAATGATAGGGTGGAGTTTGTTGGTGTTAAAGATGACAGTGAGTTTTTTGGATACATAGTTAAAGCGTTAGGAGAAGTGTAA
- the dxr gene encoding 1-deoxy-D-xylulose-5-phosphate reductoisomerase: MIEIGVLGSTGSVGTQVLDIVRKNKDKIKVKLLGASKPSETLLSQIEEFNPDYVYIENGNISKNLKNTQVFIGKESLDFLKDLKLDLFIIAIAGVKGIRPTYILLESNKKVATANKEAIICLGELEKGKYKNIIPIDSEHSAIFQVIDRRPLDDIRRIVLTASGGPFLNLPLEELKNVSIQQTLNHPRWSMGKKISVDSATLINKGFEVIEAHYLFDIPYEKIDVVIHPESIIHGMVEYIDGTVIANLSNPDMRIPISYAIFYPERKYINNNYLDFTKLKSLNFLSPDYEKFPLLKVAIECGKKAGVYPTTLTMADEVAVNLYLQGKIKFLDIYKIVIEVVESIKDYSINNVQDLLDFIDYVEKYSLSVAKKYGSS; this comes from the coding sequence TTGATAGAAATTGGTGTGCTTGGTTCTACTGGTTCTGTAGGTACACAAGTTTTAGATATTGTAAGAAAAAATAAAGACAAAATAAAAGTAAAACTTTTAGGAGCTTCAAAACCATCAGAAACTCTTCTATCCCAGATAGAAGAGTTTAATCCTGATTACGTATATATTGAAAATGGAAATATATCAAAAAATCTAAAAAATACACAAGTCTTTATTGGTAAGGAAAGTCTTGACTTTTTAAAAGATTTAAAATTAGACCTTTTTATAATAGCAATAGCTGGAGTAAAGGGGATAAGACCTACTTATATACTTCTTGAAAGTAATAAAAAAGTTGCTACGGCAAATAAGGAAGCTATAATCTGTCTGGGAGAGCTTGAAAAAGGTAAGTATAAAAATATAATTCCTATAGATAGTGAACACTCTGCTATATTTCAAGTCATAGATAGAAGACCGTTAGATGATATAAGAAGGATAGTATTAACAGCTTCTGGAGGACCATTTTTAAATTTACCTTTAGAAGAACTTAAGAATGTTAGTATTCAGCAAACCCTTAACCATCCAAGATGGAGTATGGGAAAGAAGATTTCTGTAGATAGTGCTACGTTAATAAATAAAGGATTTGAAGTTATAGAAGCCCATTACTTGTTTGACATACCTTACGAAAAAATTGATGTAGTAATACATCCTGAAAGCATAATTCACGGTATGGTTGAATACATAGACGGAACTGTTATAGCTAATCTGTCTAACCCTGATATGAGAATACCTATATCTTACGCTATCTTTTACCCTGAAAGAAAATATATCAATAATAACTATTTAGATTTTACAAAACTAAAAAGTCTTAACTTTCTAAGTCCTGATTATGAAAAATTTCCTCTTTTAAAAGTTGCAATTGAGTGTGGTAAAAAAGCAGGTGTATATCCAACAACCTTGACAATGGCAGATGAAGTTGCAGTAAATCTTTACTTACAAGGTAAAATAAAATTTTTAGATATATACAAAATAGTTATAGAAGTTGTAGAAAGTATTAAGGATTATAGTATAAATAACGTTCAAGACCTTTTAGATTTTATTGATTACGTTGAAAAATACTCGTTGTCGGTAGCAAAAAAATATGGAAGTTCTTGA
- a CDS encoding LysR family transcriptional regulator: MEVLDYHKLKIFKTVADLKSFSKAAEILFLSQPTITLQIKKIENYLGITLFQRKKNQLELTEEGKILYRYASKILDDYTQLENEVSSLLSSSKSFLFIGASSTIGEYYLPEILSDFYKENPDIKVNLFIGNSKEVADGVLSKVFNIGLVEDNIESNKFDIRPFYIDEIILIASAKNNIPDTLKIEDLKKYKFVSREIGSGTRNVVEEAVGTDLNTVMEVSSSKSIISIVEKTELLAFVSKLVALKSLNEGLVKAIKIENIDIKRKFSIITQKNVRLSSIENKFFVYLCKKGCI; encoded by the coding sequence ATGGAAGTTCTTGATTATCATAAGCTAAAAATTTTTAAAACAGTTGCTGACTTAAAAAGTTTTTCAAAAGCAGCTGAAATTTTGTTTTTATCTCAACCAACTATTACCCTTCAGATAAAAAAGATTGAAAACTATTTAGGCATTACTTTATTTCAAAGAAAGAAGAATCAACTTGAACTTACAGAAGAAGGAAAGATACTTTATCGTTATGCTTCAAAAATATTAGATGACTATACTCAGCTGGAAAATGAGGTATCTTCATTACTATCTTCATCTAAATCGTTTTTATTCATCGGTGCAAGCTCTACAATAGGTGAATACTATTTACCAGAGATTTTATCGGATTTTTATAAAGAAAATCCAGACATAAAAGTTAACCTTTTTATCGGGAACTCAAAAGAAGTGGCAGATGGAGTTTTATCTAAAGTTTTTAACATAGGTCTTGTTGAGGATAACATTGAGTCAAACAAGTTTGATATAAGACCGTTTTATATCGATGAGATTATTTTGATAGCTTCTGCAAAAAATAATATACCTGATACTTTAAAAATAGAAGATTTAAAAAAGTATAAGTTTGTATCAAGGGAGATAGGCTCTGGAACAAGGAATGTGGTTGAAGAAGCTGTCGGAACAGATTTAAATACAGTTATGGAAGTATCAAGCTCAAAATCTATTATCAGTATAGTAGAGAAAACAGAACTTTTAGCTTTTGTTTCAAAACTTGTGGCTTTAAAATCGTTAAATGAAGGACTTGTTAAAGCTATAAAGATAGAAAACATTGATATAAAAAGAAAGTTTTCAATTATTACTCAGAAAAATGTAAGATTATCTTCTATTGAAAATAAATTTTTTGTATATCTTTGTAAAAAGGGGTGCATTTAA